The Xiphias gladius isolate SHS-SW01 ecotype Sanya breed wild chromosome 17, ASM1685928v1, whole genome shotgun sequence genome includes the window CCATGTACAGTAGCAGCTTCGAGGATGAGCCGCCGCTGCTAGAAGGTAGGTGAACCACAACTTGGAGGCTATAACCTCTACATAGCTCTCTTCTACTACACAGTTCCCCCGACTATGCTCATAATATTTCTCATTGTGTATTGTTATTGTTTACTGTGCTAAATATATTAGTTTAGTATATTGCTGTCACTATTTTTATAAAAGATAAAACCTAAGTCAGATCCGGCcaaagcttttcaaaaatgagGATTTGCTTCATGTATTCTGTTTCATATTACTCCACACTGAAAACCTTGGTAGGACTTAAGTCGAAAACTAATCAGTTAATGAACGTAACCATTAGCTGCACTGTTTACCAGTTTTTGGAATAATTGCAAGTTACTTTTACAACAGCACCACTTGTATtcctaaaatataaaaatattgtgatCATGTTTAAATCAGTCTGCAGTATCACTTCTAGAACATGAGATCTGGTCTAAAGGTGTGAAATTAAAGTTTCATCCACCTGTTGCAGTCGCTAACAGAGTGAGAATTTCTTAGCTGCGAGAAAGTTTTGACAGGATTGGAaggaggcaaaaacaaaaaaaggcaggcAAGCAGCCAAAGTAACTGCAAAATTGGCAgacttgttttttccaaaatgttgccGTATTTTCCCTCTTAATTACACACAAGAAAGCTTTTCATTGGCATACATGCTGTGCAGTTACACACAAACCAGGAGAATGCTAATTTAAAACGGAATTGTGCAAGAGAGGATGGTGGttatttaattataataatttaatagcTGTTTTCCACCTTaattgtgtttgttcttttacaGTAAAGAAAAGCGTGACATTAAAGgcaatttactgtttttaaatgagctCTGTCTCTATAGTGTTATCAGCTCATACAGATGTATTTTCcgtttagtgtttttatttatagacCAGTTTTGAAGATATTCAGACACTTTATACAGCAAGTTAATAAAAGAACCTAGAGAACAAGAGCTATTTATATGGCCCCAAGTACTGGAATGTGCTCTTCGCAAGTTCATATCTACCTAATTTTGGGAGCTCTCATATCATCAGACGCTGGCTGCTATGCTAATGAAAAAAGGTCTTTGGTGTGGCTGCACCAAAAGTAATATTTGACACTCCTAATGCTCCTCTCGCTTTGGATTAATCATTTCGTGACCTTTTATGTAGCCGTGTTCTGCATccttattaaaaacaaacctgaTGACCCTATGAGACGATTTATTTATGTTGGTTGGTGTGGCAAGATGTATTTTTGActtgtatataaaaaaatataattagtCTGCAGTGGTTAAGCACTGCTAGCATCCTAAATAGGTGTTTTACATTAGACACAATAAAGTAGAGTACAACAACCTATAATAAAACAGAATGGCCTTGACACATCTAACAGAAGGCTCTTCCAGCACCAACTGCCACTCCACTCTGTCTGATCACTACTCCTAACTGCTGTGAAGTCATGCTTTGGCGCACAGACAACTAACAAGGCggaaaaacataatgaatgtgATGTTAATCAGCAGGAGAAACTCAGCTTCTTGATTAAGTTTAGAATAGATAATCAGTGGAGACACGTCTGCTATTCGTGATCTGATATAAAAGATTTTTTCTCCTGACAGAAGTTTAGCACTGTGAGGGAAGTTAGCTTCATGAAAAGGCTAAAATACTGAAAGAATTAAGCATCGACTGTAGATAAACTGAGCTGTCAAGTCCATTGTGTTTCGGACTTCATCTTTGGATTGAGCTATCCAGGGTTTCATGTACAGTAGTTACATGCTCATGCTTCTCACACTTTGAGAAATTGAAATcggatggttttttttttccagctgagaCTGCGCTGACCTGGAGATCAGTCTCCATTGCTCTTGCTGTGTCTTGTCCACATGTGTGGCACCACACAGTTATTTCTCGGTGACAGATTGAAAGCTGAGCTACAGTAAATGCTCTGTGACCAGGAAAATGTTGACAATTGCTCAAACCTAATTCACACTCTTTACCTAAAAAGAGGGTGACCTGCAAAGCTCTGGCTGTAAAGTCTGAGTATTTGTGAAGAGGTTTCTTTGTAACTGTAAGGGCCTGGTGTTTATATTGCAAACTGGtagcaaatactgtacatgattgTATCTCTATCAAGCTTTTTCAATAAAACTCTTCGTGGACTTACtttatgggatttttttcctATGGACTATGTCTGATTATAGTTCTAGTATCCAACAtgcataatgtgttttttctctttcctctgcctTCTCTTAGAATTAGGAATCAACTTTGACCACATCTGGCAAAAGACTCTGACCGTGCTCCATCCAATGAAAGCAGCAGACGGCAGCATCATGAATGAGACAGACCTGGCTGGCCCCATGGTCTTCTGTTTGGCCTTCGGAGCTACGCTCCTCCTGGTAAATCATTTAGTTAACGCTGGTGAATGGTAATTCTTAAAAACCTGAATTGATCCTCCTATCCTGTACCCCGAACTGTACAGCTGTCATCATGTAGGTGTGTCCACATCCAGATCTGACGGtttggatgtttgtttgtttttttgtttttttcctttccattcaCAGTCAGGTAAGATCCAGTTTGGCTATGTATACGGTATCAGTGCAATTGGCTGCCTTGGCATGTACTGCCTACTCAACCTAATGAGTATGACGGGCGTCTCCTTCGGCTGTGTGGCCAGCGTGCTAGGATACTGCCTCCTCCCCATGATCCTCCTCTCTAGCTTTGGAGTTGTCTTCTCTTTACAGTGAGTACGAAGGAAACAGTCAAGTTTACAGATGTTGATATAACCTGTAAATCCAACAgaggtttttctttgtatataGACCACACTAGTATTGTAAATTTCCCAAATAGGGTTTTTATTGTATTAGTATAGTGCAACCTCTATATGATCATAGGTTAATAACATCAGCTAAACTGTGATATTTTCCCATCTAGATTCATGTGTGGGACAGTGTAACTTTTGTTGGATATTTGATAGttgtacatttaataaaattgtattaatgCTGCTTTCCTACAGGTAATTGTTAAAATGATCAAAGATAACTTCCTGCTCCCTTTTTGTCCAATCTAGGGGCATGATGGGAATTATACTAACAGCAGCCATCATTGGCTGGTGCAGCTTTTCAGCCTCGAAGATCTTCATCTCAGCGTTGGCCATGGATG containing:
- the yipf5 gene encoding protein YIPF5, whose product is MSGFDNFNTDFYQSSYSVDDQSQAGYGYSNTENPYNKPYGQYDYSQPMGYSSPGMMQPQQPYTGQIFQPTQTYTPSPSQSMYSSSFEDEPPLLEELGINFDHIWQKTLTVLHPMKAADGSIMNETDLAGPMVFCLAFGATLLLSGKIQFGYVYGISAIGCLGMYCLLNLMSMTGVSFGCVASVLGYCLLPMILLSSFGVVFSLQGMMGIILTAAIIGWCSFSASKIFISALAMDGQQLLVAYPCALLYGVFALISVF